The following coding sequences are from one Scomber japonicus isolate fScoJap1 chromosome 3, fScoJap1.pri, whole genome shotgun sequence window:
- the rassf5 gene encoding ras association domain-containing protein 5 isoform X2 encodes MTVNTVLTPSMTSSNSMSSGYCSLDDESEDFSFFTAKTSFFRKPKHAAKKNEGKEEDEGRTKDLSEEEVRTRIDAYNALVSENGMKLASDGAYTGFIKVHLKLSRPVTVPPLEQQGPEGASRQTGGRNRASSEDHKGTESGQSDKRTSFYLPRNCVKQLHISSLTTSKEVIEGLLKKFMVLDNPCKFALYRRTHRDGQDLFQKLPQCERPLLLRLIAGPDSEKLSFVLKENETSEVEWHAFSVPELQNFLVILEKEEAERVRTVEHKYSIYRKKLQQALQQHGP; translated from the exons ATGACTGTCAACACAGTGCTGACCCCCTCCATGACCAGCAGTAACAGTATGAGCAGTGGGTACTGCAGCCTGGACGATGAGAGCGAAGACTTCAGTTTCTTCACGGCTAAGACCTCATTCTTCCGCAAGCCCAAGCATGCAGCGAAG AAGaatgagggaaaggaggaagacgagggAAGGACAAAAGACCTGTCAGAAGAAGAAGTGCGGACCAGAATAGATGCATATAATGCTCTAGTCTCTGAGAATGGCATGAAACTG GCTTCAGATGGAGCTTACACAGGTTTCATTAAGGTACACCTGAAGCTCAGTCGACCTGTCACAGTCCCCCCTCTTGAGCAACAGGGCCCAGAGGGAGCATCTAGGCAGACAGGTGGCCGCAACCGAGCATCATCAGAGGACCACAAAGGGACGGAGAGTGGGCAGAGTGACAAGAGAACATCCTTCTACTTACCACGCAACTGTGTGAAGCAGCTCCACATCAGCTCTTTGACCACGAGCAAAGAAGTCATTGAGGGCTTGCTGAAGAAGTTCATGGTTTTGGACAATCCCTGTAAATTTGCATTGTACAGGAGGACGCACCGTGACGGACAGG ATCTGTTCCAGAAGCTTCCTCAGTGTGAGCGACCTCTTCTTCTGAGACTGATAGCAGGGCCTGACTCAGAGAAGCTCAGCTTTGTCCTTAAAGAAAATGAGACTTCAGAGGTGGag TGGCATGCATTCTCTGTCCCTGAACTACAAAACTTCCTTGTAATCCTGGAAAAGGAAGAGGCGGAGCGTGTGCGAACAGTGGAGCATAAATATTCCATATACCGAAAGAAACTACAGCAAGCCCTACAACAACATGGTCCCTGA